The following are encoded in a window of Scophthalmus maximus strain ysfricsl-2021 chromosome 2, ASM2237912v1, whole genome shotgun sequence genomic DNA:
- the smg6 gene encoding telomerase-binding protein EST1A produces MANELDRVRISAAELRAEASNAVDTADWQREEQHIPKQQKRHEGKRPDIQRYLPVAGHGRHHPDSEEGETGQSDPLATSLHEHDKPSQSEKKGVSEKVVEFTDGGVGTDMREEDRVRGDGSHNQTCRKASRSQAKVETNQDKGFVENDREHQEPAGASKPTKRARKPDREFYQPGSRRNTQGKDGGVGKDQDKPPPTKHEQKAEPEPQLSTGEMEGNQKISTQNPIGKGKEVKGIEENVKCSKSRETNKKHGSRADQKTLLPPDVSVEKITSKVEKLILNEKGKGGSEGQVVEESGGSRGKTTDKGGQCHGGVTKADEEKIDRKREKGNRRRRGGEKDKERNQDPRGGGDDISGGGKGDHGKDEKERDRRASVSDRDNKPGKTGETHQSKRKENDGESRRGGDDNNNRSREVEKDAKTEKNVDKTVERVNRNKSNVNLTTPSSKRYSKSDIRRPRNRTYSSSSASSVTSLDGPRVGMAGEKTRRPRLQPKHNNKEEMVNSGEGQRRHLRSWTTNGESSTESMEGSEMSDMAENRRRRVAVEEELSAARQREERNRPQGNKVGGRGILRVSLEKHLGVSHNGDAQRGKQGLFPRGRGGGILVLPARTNISNPPEVGQRLLFGGIRGGAASSSRGGRGGGVRRLWDPNNPDQKPALASSQSSQHKSLQPPTYLQTGTGYGQLHFLDTDDEVAGSPPVAHGEQFRSQQAAAIAYYKFQNSDNPYCYPMPTSNPQNPGNAVSQRYPYPYVGPYQMVTPNSMYPGPGAGHLSGSYRGAGYSQPVAGGGVTFEEVAQQARGELGRLLRAADAQELQLSNLLSRDRLSADGLDRMAQLRADLLRLYEQVVLTDIEYSDSQNVDQALWKNVFYQVIERFRQLLKDPAHENTPHIRNTLLTLLDEGSLFFDALLQKLQTVFQFKLEDYMDGIAIRSRPLRKMVKYALISAQRCMICQGDIARYREQASDSANYGKARSWYLKAQQIAPKNGRPYNQLALLAVYTKRKLDAVYYYMRSLAASNPILTAKESLMSLFEEAKRKAEQLERRRRQEHEGGSRGPPVRGRGRGEDGARVEIWIRPSGQAATPSAQRGGSESSRDSEQDGELGSLSASDLNKRFILSFLHAHGKLFTKVGMESFPGVASRVLQEFRTLLQHGPSLLGSTHMLQIITINMFTIHNAHSRGEVGVRSVLQDQSTALGLGMFALLVQRCTELLREIPAEPAPMSDGEEEGKVEERDGMVRVSAFPLDIRELLPTIKVWSDWMLGQPDQWNPPPCSIDCSPDVWQCLADLCNVLARVDHGEVPLYKVDSDEVEGEEELTVLQLKEDRLLAGFVPLLAAPQEPCYTDRHTDMTIAADCKRVTVLKYFLEALCGQEEPLLAFKGGKYISVATSPPPTHSVDERGRQDSLTEKEADDVIVEAESSLSASEGEEDAEEAGDSENDIRQLKARRNVLTNKLAQQQKRRDKIQAVLQTGGQLELEVRPRFLVPDTNGFIDNLEGLKKLLQCGKYIIVVPLIVITELDGLAKGQDNFGGGVGSGMRNTGSRGNYNVSAAHVRSVQEKARLAVAFLEKGFEARKPCLRALTSRGNQLDSISFRSEDTSGQQGNNDDVILSSCLHYCKDKAKEFMPDQRNGTVRLQREVVLLTDDRNLRVKALTRNVPVRDISAFLGWAKVG; encoded by the exons ATGGCGAACGAACTGGACAGAGTGCGAATCTCAGCCGCGGAACTCCGAGCTGAAGCGTCGAATGCAGTTGACACCGCGGACTGgcagagag AGGAGCAACATATACCCAAGCAACAAAAGAGGCATGAAGGAAAGCGCCCTGATATCCAGCGTTACCTACCCGTAGCTGGACATGGACGGCATCACCCTGACAGTGAGGAAGGAGAAACTGGTCAAAGTGATCCCCTGGCCACTTCTCTACACGAGCATGATAAACCATCGCAGAGTGAGAAAAAGGGGGTCTCTGAAAAAGTTGTTGAGTTCACCGATGGTGGGGTGGGAACTGACATGAGGGAAGAAGACAGGGTGAGGGGTGATGGAAGTCACAATCAGACCTGTAGAAAAGCCAGCCGCTCACAGGCGAAAGTGGAAACAAATCAAGACAAGGGCTTTGTTGAAAATGACAGAGAACACCAGGAACCTGCTGGAGCTTCTAAACCGACAAAGAGAGCTCGCAAACCTGACCGCGAATTTTATCAACCCGGGAGCCGGAGGAACACTCAGGGAAAGGACGGTGGAGTTGGAAAAGATCAGGATAAACCTCCCCCTACGAAGCACGAGCAGAAAGCTGAGCCAGAACCCCAGCTGAGTACAGGGGAAATGGAAGGGAATCAAAAAATATCTACACAGAACCCCATAGGGAAAGGTAAAGAAGTAAAAGGTATAgaggaaaatgttaaatgttctaAATCCagggagacaaacaaaaagcacgGAAGTAGAGCTGatcaaaaaacacttttaccCCCTGATGTTTCAGTGGAGAAAATTACCAGCAAGGTAGAAAAACTCATCCTGAACGAAAAGGGCAAAGGGGGTAGTGAAGGCCAAGTTGTTGAAGAGTCGGGGGGCAGTAGAGGGAAAACAACTGATAAGGGAGGACAATGCCATGGTGGAGTAACAAAAgcagatgaggaaaaaatagataggaagagggaaaagggaaaccgcaggagaagaggaggggagaaggacaaagagaggaatcaggatcccagaggaggaggagatgatatAAGTGGTGGAGGAAAGGGTGACCACGGGaaagatgagaaagagagagacaggagagcaTCAGTTTCAGATAGGGATAACAAACCAGGTAAGACAGGAGAGACACACCAAAGCAAACGGAAAGAAAATGATGGAgaaagcagaagaggaggagatgacaacaacaaccggtctagagaagtggagaaagatgccaagacagaaaaaaatgtagacaaGACTGTAGAAAGAGTTAACAGAAACAAATCCAATGTAAACCTCACAACTCCATCCTCAAAGCGATATTCCAAGTCAGATATTCGACGCCCACGAAATCGAACTTACAGCAGTAGCTCAGCCAGCAGTGTGACCAGCCTGGATGGTCCAAGAGTAGGGATGGCTGGAGAAAAGACCAGAAGGCCACGCTTGCAGCCTAAGCACAATAACAAAGAGGAGATGGTTAATAGTGGGGAAGGACAAAGGAGGCATTTACGAAGCTGGACAACCAACGGGGAATCGTCTACAGAATCAATGGAAGGGAGTGAGATGAGTGACATGGCAGAaaataggaggaggagagtagcaGTAGAGGAAGAGCTGAGTGCAGCCAggcagagggaagaaaggaacaGACCACAGGGAAACAAAGTTGGAGGGCGAGGAATCCTAAGGGTCTCTCTTGAAAAACATTTGGGTGTGTCTCACAATGGGGACGCACAACGTGGCAAGCAAGGCTTGTTCCCTCGTGGCAGAGGTGGAGGTATCCTGGTGCTTCCGGCCCGTACAAACATCTCTAATCCACCTGAGGTTGGGCAAAGACTTCTCTTTGGTGGAATTAGGGGAGGAGCTGCTAGCAGtagcagaggaggcagaggaggaggagtgagacgACTCTGGGATCCCAATAACCCAGACCAGAAACCTGCTCTCGCCAGCTCCCAGTCATCACAGCACAAATCTCTACAACCGCCTACATATCTTCAGACAGGGACCGGATATGGACAACTTCACTTTCTGGACACAGACGACGAGGTGGCAGGCAGTCCTCCGGTCGCACACGGTGAGCAATTTCGATCCCAGCAGGCTGCCGCCATAGCCTACTACAAATTCCAAAACTCTGACAACCCCTACTGCTACCCCATGCCCACCAGCAACCCACAGAATCCTGGCAACGCCGTCAGCCAGCGGTATCCATATCCATATGTGGGGCCCTACCAAATGGTTACCCCCAACAGCATGTACCCAGGCCCTGGTGCTGGTCATTTGAGTGGGAGTTACAGAGGAGCGGGTTATTCTCAGCCAGTGGCAGGAGGTGGTGTGACATTTGAAGAGGTAGCGCAACAAGCCAGGGGGGAGTTGGGGAGGCTGTTGAGGGCTGCAGATGCACAGGAGCTCCAGCTCAGTAACCTGCTGTCCAGGGACAGATTGAGTGCTGATGGACTGGATCGCATGGCCCAGCTCAG AGCGGACCTTTTGCGGCTATATGAGCAGGTCGTCCTCACCGACATCGAGTACTCAGACTCTCAGAATGTGGATCAGGCTCTGTGGAAGAATGTGTTTTACCAGGTCATAGAGCGCTTCCGACAGCTCCTCAAAGACCCCGCCCACGAAAACACCCCTCATATCAGGAACACGTTGCTCACACTGCTTGATGAG GGATCGCTGTTCTTTGATGCACTGCTTCAGAAACTGCAGACAGTGTTCCAGTTTAAATTGGAGGATTACATGGATGGCATTGCCATCAGGTCTCGGCCATTACGCAAAATG GTAAAGTATGCACTTATTAGTGCTCAGCGCTGCATGATTTGCCAGGGGGATATAGCACGTTACCGGGAACAAGCCAGCGACTCGGCCAACTATGGCAAAGCTCGCAG CTGGTACCTAAAAGCCCAGCAGATTGCTCCCAAAAATGGACGACCGTATAACCAGCTGGCCCTACTGGCAGTCTATACA AAGCGGAAGTTGGATGCTGTGTATTATTACATGCGCAGCTTGGCAGCATCCAACCCCATCCTGACGGCAAAGGAAAGCCTGATGAGTCTGTTTGAAGAAGCTAAGCGTAAG GCAGAGCAGCTTGAGcgaaggaggaggcaggagcACGAAGGAGGCTCCAGGGGTCCACCggtgagaggaaggggaagaggggaagacGGCGCACGTGTGGAGATTTGGATTCGCCCCAGCGGACAAGCGGCGACCCCATCcgcgcagagaggaggaagcgAGTCCAGCAGAGACTCTGAACAGGATGGAGAGCTGGGTAGTCTCAGCGCTAGTGAC tTAAATAAGAGGTTCATACTGAGCTTCTTACATGCACATGGAAAGCTCTTCACTAAAGTGGG CATGGAATCGTTCCCTGGGGTGGCGAGCCGTGTTCTGCAGGAGTTCAGGACGCTGCTCCAGCATGGACCCTCTCTACTGGGcagcacacacatgctgcagatCATCACTATCAACATGTTCACCATACACAATGCCCACAGCCGAG GTGAAGTAGGAGTGAGGTCCGTTTTACAAGATCAGAGCACTGCCCTGGGTCTCGGCATGTTTGCACTTCTGGTGCAGCGCTGCACAGAGCTGCTTAGAGAAATTCCCgcag AACCAGCTCCCATGTctgatggagaagaagagggtAAAGTGGAGGAGCGGGACGGTATGGTTAGGGTCTCCGCCTTCCCACTGGACATCAGAGAACTACTGCCAACCATCAAGGTCTGGTCTGACTGGATGTTGGGACAACCAGACCAGTGGAACCCACCACCGTGCAGTATAGA TTGCAGCCCTGATGTTTGGCAGTGCCTGGCTGACCTGTGTAATGTGCTGGCTCGCGTGGACCACGGGGAAGTGCCGCTTTACAAAGTGGACTCTGATGAAGTCGAGGGAGAAGAGGAGTTGActgtgctgcagctgaaggaggacaggCTGCTTGCCGGCTTTGTGCCGCTGCTGGCTGCGCCACAGGAGCCGTgttacacagacagacacactgacatg acaATAGCAGCAGATTGTAAGAGAGTGACGGTGCTGAAGTACTTTCTGGAGGCTTTGTGTGGACAGGAAGAGCCTCTGTTGGCCTTCAAGGGAGGCAAATATATCTCTGTGGCAACTTCTCCTCCACCTACCCACTCGGTGGATGAACGAGGCAGACAGGATTCTCTAACAGAGAaagag GCCGATGACGTCATAGTCGAGGCAGAGTCATCTCTCTCCGCATCAGAAGGTGAGGAGGATGCAGAGGAAGCGGGTGATAGCGAGAATGACATCAGACAGCTGAAGGCACGACGCAACGTCCTCACCAACAAACTGGCACAGCAACAGAAGCGCAGGGATAAAATACAG GCGGTTCTTCAGACTGGTGGGCAGCTGGAGCTGGAAGTGAGGCCCCGTTTTTTGGTCCCAGACACCAATGGATTCATCGATAATTTGGAAGGGCTGAAGAAACTCCTGCAGTGTGGAAAATACATAATAGTTGTGCCACTCATTG tgattACAGAGTTAGATGGCTTGGCTAAAGGACAGGACAACTTTGGTGGTGGAGTGGGGTCAGGAATGCGCAACACTGGCAGTCGTGGCAACTATAACGTTAGTGCGGCCCATGTTCGGTCGGTGCAGGAGAAGGCCCGGTTGGCAGTAGCCTTCTTGGAGAAAGGATTCGAAGCCAGGAAGCCGTGCCTCCGAGCTCTGACGAGTCGGGGAAATCAGCTTGATTCTATTTCCTTCCGCAGTGAAGACACCTCTGGACAACAG GGTAACAATGATGACGTGATTCTGTCCAGCTGTCTCCACTACTGCAAAGACAAGGCAAAAGAATTCATGCCTGACCAGAGAA atgGGACAGTGAGGCTCCAAAGAGAGGTCGTCCTTCTTACAGATGACCGTAACCTGCGCGTCAAAGCTTTGACCCGCAACGTCCCGGTCCGAGACATCTCTGCTTTCCTCGGCTGGGCCAAAGTGGGGTGA